A window from Solanum stenotomum isolate F172 chromosome 7, ASM1918654v1, whole genome shotgun sequence encodes these proteins:
- the LOC125871299 gene encoding probable serine/threonine-protein kinase WNK5 has translation MYKGFWLDKHKVGMNEMLDFNGTNLELEYVEMDSSKRYGRFKEILGKGATKIVYRAFDELLGMEVAWNQVKLNDMFRSPEELQRLYSEVHLLKELDHESIMKFHASWINVEGRTFNFITEMFTSGTLREYRHKYRRVNIHAIKNWGCQILKGLAYLHCHDPPVIHRDLKCDNIFVNGHLGQVKIGDLGLATILCGSHHAHSVIGTPEFMAPELYEEDYDELVDVYSFGMCVLEILTSEYPYSECSNPAQIYKKVTSGKLPKAFYKINDAEAQRFVGRCLSPVSERPSASELLRDPFLAVDEHEDLPPVINLSCEKLTPNGKQNEIIPSQPDDTVLDGTNMTITGTMNPEDDTIFLKVQIFQKNGQARNIFFPFDISNDTAVEVAAEMVKELDITDWDPLQIADMIDTEISDLIPEWKKSRSLKNYEQQHSFNYVEDDDNDDDDENTPHPFYYNSSRSSSQLSLPGLLPSYKSTFHQGKLDHDWLQDELKLYDDSSSQCSMNSYESFNNVNFDENDADCMGSKKVESQYCTQQTSKCSTRFCPETSMLSKNQNTTLMNNQRPKLTKVRSLVDIRSQLLHRSLVEEINKRQLFKTVGAVENIGYHEPGIGKGHALGW, from the exons ATGTATAAGGGGTTTTGGTTGGACAAGCATAAAGTTGGGATGAATGAAATGCTTGATTTTAATGGAACAAATTTGGAGTTGGAGTATGTGGAAATGGATTCATCTAAACGCTATGGACGT TTCAAAGAGATCCTTGGGAAAGGAGCAACAAAGATAGTATACAGAGCATTTGATGAGTTACTAGGAATGGAAGTAGCATGGAACCAAGTGAAACTCAATGACATGTTTAGGTCACCTGAAGAATTACAAAGGCTCTACTCAGAAGTCCATCTCCTTAAAGAACTTGATCATGAATCCATCATGAAATTCCATGCATCTTGGATCAATGTTGAAGGCAGAACCTTCAACTTCATTACTGAAATGTTTACCTCTGGCACCCTTAGAGA GTATAGACACAAATACAGGCGAGTAAACATACACGCGATTAAGAATTGGGGATGTCAAATCCTTAAGGGTCTAGCGTATTTGCACTGTCATGATCCTCCAGTTATACATCGAGATCTCAAGTGTGACAACATCTTTGTGAATGGACATCTTGGCCAAGTCAAAATTGGTGATCTAGGATTAGCAACCATACTTTGTGGATCACACCATGCTCATAGTGTCATAG GTACTCCTGAGTTTATGGCACCAGAACTATACGAAGAGGATTATGATGAACTCGTTGACGTATACTCTTTTGGCATGTGTGTGTTAGAAATTCTCACTTCTGAGTATCCATATAGTGAATGTTCAAATCCAGCTCAAATATACaagaaagtcacctca GGAAAGCTACCTAAAGCATTTTACAAGATAAATGATGCAGAAGCCCAAAGATTTGTTGGAAGATGCTTGAGTCCTGTTTCTGAAAGGCCATCTGCTTCTGAACTATTGAGGGATCCATTCCTTGCTGTTGATGAACATGAAGATTTACCTCCGGTCATAAATTTGTCATGTGAAAAGCTTACGCCAAACGGAAAACAGAATGAAATTATACCTTCTCAGCCTGATGATACAGTACTAGATGGCACAAACATGACAATCACAGGAACAATGAATCCTGAAGATGATACCATATTTCTCAAAGtacaaatatttcaaaagaatg GGCAAGCGAGGAACATATTCTTCCCTTTCGACATTTCTAATGACACAGCAGTGGAAGTGGCTGCGGAAATGGTGAAGGAGTTGGACATAACAGATTGGGATCCTCTTCAAATTGCTGATATGATTGACACTGAGATTTCTGATCTGATTCCAGAATGGAAGAAGTCGCGCTCTCTTAAGAATTATGAACAACAACATAGTTTCAACTACGTAGAAGAcgatgataatgatgatgatgatgaaaacACTCCCCATCCTTTCTATTACAATTCCTCCCGCTCTTCTTCCCAACTTTCTCTACCTGGTCTCCTTCCTTCATATAAGTCCACATTCCATCAAGGGAAATTAGACCATGATTGGCTTCAAG ATGAATTGAAATTGTATGATGATTCAAGTTCCCAATGCTCAATGAACTCGTACGAATCCTTCAACAACGTAAactttgatgaaaatgatgCTGATTGTATGGGTTCCAAGAAAGTAGAATCTCAGTACTGTACACAGCAGACAAGCAAATGTAGTACAAGGTTTTGTCCTGAAACAAGCATGTTGTCCAAGAACCAGAACACAACGCTAATGAATAATCAACGCCCAAAATTGACTAAGGTACGGTCACTTGTTGATATACGTAGTCAATTGCTGCATCGTTCTCTTGTAGAAGAGATAAACAAGAGGCAATTGTTCAAGACCGTTGGTGCTGTTGAGAATATTGGCTACCATGAACCTGGGATCGGAAAAGGCCATGCCTTAGGTTGGTAA
- the LOC125871355 gene encoding uncharacterized protein LOC125871355, with amino-acid sequence MFGEYIDQSISIPHLTLPQTTHHRWVPDEINYQSILRRENDAMSRLLSSAAEFGVIRIIGHGISGEGIRTLLIKNELLFRLSEKYANYDKFLWDWSDNVMVQKAKVALGDANFLIFREKLEEVLKKLKGIAKEVDEIIRLSDNEECWKKIESEEVKMYIYRCTKNQSSNVDQTWLPPHNATLEDSLKYALHLFLPLEPIEFSMHSKRGRLPFKTTPDTITVTIGDQLEEWSDGKFRSADGEVALKPNLHIDQTLLSLELKWSFTNLNKTEKIITLSDQVLILVILILVYKLYNYIFN; translated from the exons ATGTTTGGAGAGTACATTGATCAATCCATAAGCATTCCTCATTTGACTCTCCCGCAAACTACACATCATCGTTGGGTGCCTGATGAAATCAATTATCAATCGATTTTGCGAAGGGAAAATGACGCGATGAGTAGGTTATTGAGTTCCGCTGCTGAATTCGGAGTGATTCGGATTATTGGTCATGGGATATCCGGCGAGGGCATAAGAACATTGTTGATTAAGAATGAATTATTGTTTCGATTAAGTGAAAAGTATGCTAATTATGATAAGTTCCTTTGGGATTGGTCTGATAATGTAATGGTGCAAAAGGCCAAAGTTGCTTTAGGGGATGcaaattttctaattttcag GGAAAAGTTGGAAGAGGTATTGAAGAAACTAAAAGGAATAGCAAAAGAAGTGGATGAAATAATAAGATTGAGTGACAATGAGGAATGTTGGAAAAAAATAGAATCAGAAGAAGTGAAAATGTACATATACAGATGCACTAAAAATCAATCCAGCAATGTGGACCAAACATGGCTTCCACCCCACAATGCAACACTTGAAGATTCACTTAAATATGCATTGCATCTATTTCTCCCATTGGAACCAATTGAATTCTCTATGCATTCAAAACGTGGTCGTTTGCCCTTTAAGACCACCCCAGACACAATCACTGTCACTATTGGAGATCAACTTGAG GAATGGAGTGATGGGAAATTCAGGTCTGCAGATGGAGAAGTAGCCTTGAAGCCAAATCTTCACATAGATCAAACATTATTATCATTGGAGCTCAAGTGGTCTTTTACTAACCTCAATAAAACTGAAAAGATAATTACCCTATCTGATCAGGTTCTAATTCTAGTTATATTAATATTAGTATACAAattgtataattatatatttaattaa